AGCGAGCACCTGTTGCACCTGCTGCTGGACGCCAACCCCGCCCACCGGTCCACCCTGATCTTTTCCGCCGGGGTTGTGCTGCAGATCCCGGACGTGAGCGCCGTCAACGCGGAGACCGTGACCCCGCCCTGGAGGCGTGATGAAATCTAGGGCCGCCACCATCCAGCTCTCCTACCTCGGGCGGGATATTTCGCGGGACATCGCGCCGTTCGTGAAGAGCTTCGCCTACACGGACAACGCCCACGGAAAGGCCGATGATCTGCGCATCGACATGGATGACCGGGATCATCTCTGGAAAGGCGACTGGCTGCCCGGCAAGGGCGATGCAATATCCGCCTCCATCCTGTGCCTGGAGGGCTGGAACGGACCGGGCTCGAGCCCTGTGTCGATTCCGTGCGGCGCGTTCGAGGTCGACGAAGTGGAGATTTCGGTGGGGGAGGGCGACACGGTCTCTTTGAAAGCGGTCAGCTCCCTGACCCAGAATTCCATCCGGAAAGAGGCCAAAACCAGGGCCTGGGAAAACGGCAGCCTTCGCCAGGTCTTTGCAGACCTTGCCGACTTCGCTGGATTCGAGCTTTCATGGCAGGCCGACCCCATTCAGTTCCTGCGTATCGACCAGCGGGCGGAGACCGATCTCGCCTTCATGAAGCGCGTGGCTGACGATTTCGGGCTGAACCTCAAGATCAACGACGCAACGATCATCACCTACGCCGGCGAAAAATACGACGCCAAACCCGCATCGTTCTCGCTTTCGCGAGGCCAGAGCAACATCCGGGCGGTGTCCCTGCGGACAAGGTCGACGGACGTCTACAAGGCCTGCGAGGTCTCCTACCACGACCCCAAAGACAAGCAGCTCAAGACGTACACGTTCACCCCGCCCAATGGCGCTGCGGCCACAAGCCGGGTTCTGCGGGTGAACCAGATCGCTGAAGACGTCGCCACGGCGGAGAAGAAGGCCAAAGCCGCGCTCCGGAAGAAAAACCAGCAGGAGGTCGAGGGGGACATCACGCTGATGGGAGAGCCCCGGATCCTTGCCGGCATGAATCTCAGCCTGTCCGGCTTCCGGCGGTTCGACGGCGTCTACGCAGTCGAACAGGTGCGCCATGGTTTCGATCGCAGCGCGGGCTACACCACGTCCGCAAAAATACGGAAGACGCTCACATGGTAAACGATGTTCTGCGACGCCTCGAGGCGCTCGAAGCCGTGGTCATGCGGATGGTCCGCGTCGGGGTCGTGACCTCCGTAGCCCCGGGAAAAGGCACGGTTCGCGTGCAGCTGCCCGACGTCCATGCCGGCGGCGCTCCCCTACTGACCCGTGAATTGCCAGTCCGCTTCGACAAGACGGGCCAGGACAAGCAGTACCAGATGCCCGACGTGGGCGAGCACGTGGTGTGCCTGTTCCTGCCCACCGGCCAGGAAGAGGGCTGCGTCATCGGCGCCATCTATTCCGAAGCCGACACAGTGCCCGTAGCGGATCCGGACAAGCGCCACATCAGCTTCCAGGATGGAACGTGGTTCGAGTACGACCGAAGCAAGCACGAACTGACCGGCCATATCGTAAACGGCAGCGCCGAATTGACCATCGATCGCGACCTCACGGCGGACGTGGGCGGCACGGCCGTGGCCAGGGTGGGTGAGGATCTTTCCGTGGACGTGGAAGGCAACGCGATAGTGACAGCCGGCGGCGAGCTGACAGCCGAGTCCGACGGCCAGGCCACCCTGCGGTCCGCCACCACCGTCCGGGTCGAAGCGCCGCTGATCCGCCTGGTCGGCAACATGACCTCCGGCGGATACGAGGGCGACCAGGCCACGGTGGAAAGGCGCGCTGACGAACTGCACATAGGCGATGTGGAGCAGCATGGCGACTATGTGCTCAAAGGCAAGCTGCACGTCACGGACCTGGTCGTGGACAACCCGATTGAAGGCTCATTGACGGGGGACAACTGATGCTGGTCGGCAGCTTTGGGCCTCTCGTGTTCCGGGTCAGCGACTCCGAAGTCTTCACGCCCCAGGATTTTCGCCGGCGGCGGACGGCGCAGTTCGCCGAGCACGCCGTGGTCGACGGCCTGGCCAGGTTGCAGCACCTCGGGACCTCCCTTGCGGAAATCAGCTTCAAGGTCCAGCTCGACCACACCTTTACCGATGTCCAGGCCCGCCTGGCCGAAGTGGACGCATTGATCGACGCGGGGGAGCACCACGCCCTGGCCGTTTCCGGCCGGCGGCTCGGCCGGTTCGTGCTCACGGAAAGCGCGGAGAAAGCCAAGAGCATGGCCCCCGGCAAGGTCCTGTGGGTCGAGCTGGAGCTCAAGTTCAAGGAGTACAACTAGATGGAGTTCGTTGTGGATACGGGGCAGCACGCGGGTGTTGTCGTAGGCGCATCGGGCGTGGCGGAGATCCTGCAGAACGTGCGCACGATCCTGACGACGATCCGCGGCACGGTTCCCCTGGACCGGACTTTCGGGGTTCCGATCACCTTCCTGGACAGGCCGCTGCCCGAGGCCATGGCGGAGTACACCGGGGCCGCCATTGACGAGATCGAGATGCGGGAGCCCCGCTGCACCGTGGTCAGCGTGGATTTCCAGCCTCGACAGGCTGAGGCCATGGACGGCCGTCTGTATCCGGTGGTGCGGATCGCCATACGGGAGGGGGCATGAGCCTGAATGAATTGAACGGCGTGCAGTTCTGCGAGACCGACGCGTCCGCCATCGAAGCGGAGATCATCACCACGTATGAAAAGATTGCAGAGCAGAAGCTCTACCCGGGCGACCCTGTCCGGCTGTTTCTGGAGTCTCTGGCTTATCTCATTGTCCAGCAACGGTTCCTGATCGATTGGTCCGCCAAGCAGAATCTGCTTTATTACGCGGACGGCGACCACCTGGACCACCTTGGGGCGCTGTTGGATACGAGCCGGCTGGAACCTTCGGCCGCCAAGGCGACCTTGCGCTTTTCGATTTCAGAGCCCCTCGCGTTTCCCGTTCCCATTCCGGCCGGAACCAGGGCCACGCCGGACGGTGAGCTGATGTTCGCAGTTGATGAGCTTGCCGAGATCCCGGCCGGCGAAACGAGCGTGGACGTGGTCGCCACCTGCGCCACGACCGGAGCCCGGGCGAATGGATACGTGGCCGGGCAGATCGACAGGCTGGTGGATCCGGTGGCGTATGTTTCATCCGTGCGCAACGTGACCATGAGCAGCGGCGGCGCGGATATCGAGACTGACGACAACTACCGGGAGCGGGTGCACCTGGCTCCGGAGCGCTTCTCCGTGGCCGGCCCGCGCGGGGCGTACGAATATTGGGCGCGGACGGCGCACCAGGACATCGTGGACGTGGCCTGCCACTCCCCTGTGCCCGGGGAGGTCAAAATCCATCCGCTGATGCAGGATGCGGAGCCGCCGTCTGCGGAGCTGCTGCAGGC
This is a stretch of genomic DNA from Oceanidesulfovibrio indonesiensis. It encodes these proteins:
- a CDS encoding tail protein X, producing the protein MPSTYTTSQGDAWDSIARAVLGSEHLLHLLLDANPAHRSTLIFSAGVVLQIPDVSAVNAETVTPPWRRDEI
- a CDS encoding phage late control D family protein; translation: MKSRAATIQLSYLGRDISRDIAPFVKSFAYTDNAHGKADDLRIDMDDRDHLWKGDWLPGKGDAISASILCLEGWNGPGSSPVSIPCGAFEVDEVEISVGEGDTVSLKAVSSLTQNSIRKEAKTRAWENGSLRQVFADLADFAGFELSWQADPIQFLRIDQRAETDLAFMKRVADDFGLNLKINDATIITYAGEKYDAKPASFSLSRGQSNIRAVSLRTRSTDVYKACEVSYHDPKDKQLKTYTFTPPNGAAATSRVLRVNQIAEDVATAEKKAKAALRKKNQQEVEGDITLMGEPRILAGMNLSLSGFRRFDGVYAVEQVRHGFDRSAGYTTSAKIRKTLTW
- a CDS encoding phage baseplate assembly protein V — protein: MVNDVLRRLEALEAVVMRMVRVGVVTSVAPGKGTVRVQLPDVHAGGAPLLTRELPVRFDKTGQDKQYQMPDVGEHVVCLFLPTGQEEGCVIGAIYSEADTVPVADPDKRHISFQDGTWFEYDRSKHELTGHIVNGSAELTIDRDLTADVGGTAVARVGEDLSVDVEGNAIVTAGGELTAESDGQATLRSATTVRVEAPLIRLVGNMTSGGYEGDQATVERRADELHIGDVEQHGDYVLKGKLHVTDLVVDNPIEGSLTGDN
- a CDS encoding phage tail protein, yielding MLVGSFGPLVFRVSDSEVFTPQDFRRRRTAQFAEHAVVDGLARLQHLGTSLAEISFKVQLDHTFTDVQARLAEVDALIDAGEHHALAVSGRRLGRFVLTESAEKAKSMAPGKVLWVELELKFKEYN
- a CDS encoding GPW/gp25 family protein; translation: MEFVVDTGQHAGVVVGASGVAEILQNVRTILTTIRGTVPLDRTFGVPITFLDRPLPEAMAEYTGAAIDEIEMREPRCTVVSVDFQPRQAEAMDGRLYPVVRIAIREGA
- a CDS encoding baseplate assembly protein; this translates as MSLNELNGVQFCETDASAIEAEIITTYEKIAEQKLYPGDPVRLFLESLAYLIVQQRFLIDWSAKQNLLYYADGDHLDHLGALLDTSRLEPSAAKATLRFSISEPLAFPVPIPAGTRATPDGELMFAVDELAEIPAGETSVDVVATCATTGARANGYVAGQIDRLVDPVAYVSSVRNVTMSSGGADIETDDNYRERVHLAPERFSVAGPRGAYEYWARTAHQDIVDVACHSPVPGEVKIHPLMQDAEPPSAELLQAVHDICDDERIRPLTDHVEVLPPEVVPYELSITWYLSRENAALASTVQAAVAKAVAAFMLWQRSSLGRDINPSQLVARIMEAGAKRVDVASPAFQVLDAWQVGVAQSVTVTYGGVEER